The Thermocrinis ruber genome has a window encoding:
- the thiD gene encoding bifunctional hydroxymethylpyrimidine kinase/phosphomethylpyrimidine kinase — translation MKIPRALTIAGSDSGGGAGLQADLKTFTALGVYGMTAVTSITVQNTVGVFGVVDVPPEVVYNQIKVVVEDIGVDAVKTGMLSHAGIIEAVARAVKDFKLENLVVDPVMRAKSGDPLLKSSDEVALKELLIPLATVVTPNIPEACALVGKDIKTLEDMERACKEIYSMGPSAVLLKGGHMEGDILVDVFYDGTSFEYLSYKRVPTKNTHGTGCTLASAIAGYLAKGFDLKEAVRKAREYVQGAIEHSLNLGKGHGPLNHMWQFYPEIQTP, via the coding sequence GGGCTTTAACCATAGCGGGTTCGGACAGTGGCGGAGGTGCTGGGCTTCAGGCGGACCTAAAGACCTTTACCGCCCTTGGCGTTTATGGAATGACTGCGGTAACCTCCATCACAGTTCAGAATACGGTGGGAGTTTTTGGAGTGGTGGATGTGCCCCCGGAGGTGGTCTATAACCAAATAAAGGTGGTGGTTGAGGACATAGGAGTGGATGCGGTAAAGACGGGCATGCTCTCCCATGCGGGCATCATAGAGGCGGTAGCAAGGGCGGTGAAAGATTTTAAACTTGAAAATCTGGTGGTGGACCCGGTGATGCGAGCCAAGTCCGGAGACCCACTCCTAAAGAGTTCCGACGAGGTTGCCCTAAAAGAACTCCTTATTCCTCTGGCAACGGTAGTTACTCCTAACATTCCTGAAGCTTGCGCCCTTGTGGGAAAGGACATAAAAACTTTGGAGGATATGGAAAGAGCTTGCAAAGAGATTTATTCTATGGGACCCTCTGCAGTTTTGTTAAAGGGCGGTCATATGGAAGGAGATATTCTGGTGGATGTTTTCTACGATGGAACAAGCTTTGAGTATCTGAGCTACAAAAGGGTGCCCACCAAAAACACCCATGGGACAGGATGCACCTTAGCGTCTGCCATAGCAGGATACTTGGCAAAGGGCTTTGATTTAAAAGAGGCAGTCAGAAAGGCAAGGGAGTATGTGCAGGGTGCCATAGAACACTCTTTGAACCTTGGCAAAGGGCATGGACCTTTGAACCATATGTGGCAGTTTTATCCCGAAATACAAACCCCTTGA
- a CDS encoding IS200/IS605 family accessory protein TnpB-related protein encodes MFVSLQFKLELKKEDKEKLIKLMRNQSSAIRVAYNMLKELEKEETKNPHAQVYQRLRQLFPELPTKYIDSAIYKAKQYPTDKPVVFGGRRLFEKLCKNHLTGKLRERLKKQWKELRQGTLISIGSKADKGNRLTRFEDLNGQLCLRITTGNREFIYAKVLREPSNSKDKWITFMAMLLESWQTHSYFPYTVELKLRDGEVYGSVSFELPTPKVKYTKENGVIAIDTNASPIHLAIAEVSKTGELLSYQTISLHHLLGLSQNSKDHQEWILAHQIVDLAIQKGKAIAIENLKKLKKGMRGDGKAKLRKRLHQWNAKKFLQKLKRVAMLKGVEVIEVHPAYTSIISMLKYAPQLNIDKDIAGAYVIGRRALGFKENMPENYGKLLKDKAYLEFALKKYDEREKELTELIEKETNEYKRNALKSELRSVEDARKLLINLLQSLQSEPSSCEGAYGRNPEQGETKKVSQVAWQVLKVALLFPILGKVLPRDLSPLKPVLVEGVWDRVRSRLVPLEAGGTVPIRDF; translated from the coding sequence ATGTTTGTTAGCCTACAGTTTAAGCTTGAACTGAAAAAGGAAGACAAAGAAAAACTTATAAAGCTTATGCGTAATCAATCCTCCGCCATCCGAGTGGCATACAATATGCTAAAGGAGTTGGAAAAAGAAGAAACAAAAAACCCACACGCCCAAGTATACCAAAGACTAAGACAGCTATTTCCTGAGTTGCCAACTAAATACATTGACTCAGCCATATACAAAGCTAAGCAATATCCCACAGATAAACCAGTGGTGTTTGGTGGTAGAAGACTTTTTGAAAAACTTTGCAAAAACCATCTTACAGGAAAATTGAGAGAAAGACTTAAAAAGCAATGGAAAGAACTAAGACAAGGAACACTTATAAGCATCGGGTCAAAGGCAGACAAAGGAAACAGACTAACGAGATTTGAAGACCTAAACGGACAGCTTTGCCTTAGAATTACCACAGGAAACAGGGAGTTTATCTACGCCAAAGTGCTAAGGGAACCAAGTAATAGCAAAGACAAGTGGATAACCTTTATGGCTATGCTTTTAGAAAGCTGGCAAACCCATAGCTACTTTCCTTACACGGTGGAGTTAAAACTGAGAGATGGAGAAGTTTATGGAAGTGTATCCTTTGAACTCCCAACGCCTAAAGTGAAATACACCAAAGAGAACGGAGTAATAGCCATAGACACTAACGCATCACCCATCCACTTAGCCATAGCGGAAGTTTCAAAGACTGGAGAATTATTAAGCTATCAAACAATAAGCCTACACCACCTTTTAGGACTTTCTCAAAACAGCAAAGACCACCAAGAGTGGATATTAGCCCATCAAATAGTGGATTTGGCCATTCAGAAAGGCAAAGCTATAGCTATAGAAAACCTAAAGAAACTCAAAAAAGGAATGCGTGGGGATGGGAAAGCTAAGCTAAGAAAAAGGCTTCATCAGTGGAACGCCAAAAAGTTTTTGCAAAAGCTAAAGAGGGTAGCAATGTTAAAGGGAGTGGAAGTAATAGAAGTCCATCCAGCCTATACATCAATCATAAGCATGCTAAAGTATGCACCACAGTTGAACATAGATAAAGACATAGCTGGTGCTTATGTGATAGGGAGAAGGGCACTGGGCTTTAAAGAGAACATGCCTGAGAACTACGGGAAACTTTTGAAAGACAAAGCATATTTAGAGTTTGCCCTAAAGAAGTATGATGAGAGGGAAAAAGAACTTACGGAGCTTATAGAGAAGGAAACCAACGAATACAAGAGAAACGCACTAAAAAGCGAACTAAGGAGTGTAGAGGATGCAAGAAAGCTATTAATCAATCTCCTACAAAGCCTTCAGAGTGAGCCAAGTTCCTGTGAGGGAGCCTATGGAAGGAATCCCGAGCAGGGAGAGACCAAAAAGGTCTCTCAGGTAGCTTGGCAAGTTCTGAAGGTAGCCCTCCTCTTCCCTATCCTTGGAAAGGTCTTACCAAGAGACCTTTCTCCTCTGAAGCCTGTGTTGGTGGAAGGGGTGTGGGATAGAGTGAGGAGTAGGTTAGTCCCTTTAGAGGCTGGAGGGACGGTCCCAATAAGGGATTTTTAG
- a CDS encoding RidA family protein, whose translation MKQKIFTDQAPKPVGPYSQAVKVGNFLFVAGQIGIDPKTGKLREGFEEQVKQTFENISAILSACGYSWEDVVRVVVYLKDLSKFSDFNRLYQELLKDVSVPPVRSTVEVSSLPMNALVEIEVTAYKEG comes from the coding sequence ATGAAGCAAAAAATTTTCACAGACCAAGCACCAAAGCCGGTGGGTCCTTACTCGCAGGCGGTAAAGGTGGGAAACTTTCTGTTCGTAGCGGGGCAGATAGGCATAGACCCAAAAACGGGAAAGCTAAGGGAGGGCTTTGAAGAACAGGTTAAGCAGACCTTTGAAAACATCTCTGCCATACTCTCCGCCTGTGGCTACTCGTGGGAGGATGTGGTCAGGGTGGTGGTGTATCTGAAAGACCTTTCTAAGTTTTCGGACTTTAACAGGTTGTATCAGGAGCTTTTGAAGGATGTTAGCGTTCCACCGGTGAGGAGCACGGTAGAGGTTAGCTCTCTACCAATGAACGCTTTGGTAGAGATAGAAGTAACCGCCTACAAAGAGGGATAA
- a CDS encoding glycine--tRNA ligase subunit alpha yields MFFQDIIMNLQKFWAEKDCVIWQPYDIETGAGTMNPATFLKVLGPKPWNTAYVEPSRRPKDGRYGENPNRLQHYFQFQVILKPAPDNPQELYLESLTSLGIDPKEHDIRFVEDDWESPTLGAWGLGWEVWLDGMEITQFTYFQQAGGLDLEEISVEITYGLERIAMYLQGVDNVFDIKWNEWLTYGEVFKRAEYEWSVYNFEKSNPEVLFKLYEIYEEETKRLLQEGLVLPAYDHLLKCSHTFNLLDARGVISVQERARYIRRMNNLAKEVAKLYLEKWQ; encoded by the coding sequence ATGTTCTTCCAAGACATAATAATGAACCTTCAAAAGTTTTGGGCGGAAAAGGATTGCGTCATCTGGCAACCCTACGACATAGAGACGGGTGCTGGGACTATGAACCCTGCCACCTTTCTTAAGGTTTTGGGACCAAAGCCCTGGAACACCGCCTACGTGGAACCATCCAGAAGACCAAAGGATGGAAGATACGGAGAAAATCCCAACAGGCTTCAACACTACTTTCAGTTTCAGGTGATCCTAAAGCCCGCACCAGATAACCCTCAGGAGTTATATTTGGAGAGCTTAACATCCCTCGGTATAGACCCAAAGGAGCATGATATAAGGTTTGTAGAAGACGATTGGGAGTCGCCTACCCTTGGTGCCTGGGGGCTTGGTTGGGAGGTATGGTTGGATGGCATGGAGATAACCCAATTTACCTACTTTCAACAGGCAGGAGGGCTTGATTTGGAGGAGATCTCCGTAGAAATCACCTACGGTTTGGAACGTATAGCCATGTATTTGCAAGGGGTGGATAACGTCTTTGACATAAAGTGGAACGAGTGGCTAACCTACGGAGAGGTCTTCAAAAGGGCAGAGTATGAGTGGAGCGTTTATAACTTTGAAAAGTCAAACCCGGAGGTGCTCTTTAAGCTTTATGAGATCTACGAGGAGGAAACCAAAAGGCTACTGCAGGAGGGATTAGTCCTACCCGCTTACGACCACCTGCTGAAATGCTCCCATACCTTTAACCTTTTGGACGCAAGGGGCGTGATCTCTGTCCAAGAGAGGGCAAGGTATATACGCCGGATGAACAACTTAGCCAAAGAGGTTGCCAAGCTGTACCTGGAAAAGTGGCAATGA
- the speE gene encoding polyamine aminopropyltransferase: protein MMDVFFMERDPYAPIRHCYPVDKVLYKGKSPYQEIMVIESPHFGKVLVLDGVAQCDEKYEFIYHEFMAHVPLYAHPNPETVLIIGGGDGGVLREVLKHPEVKRAVLVDIDKEVIEVSKKFLPTMACAFDDPRVIVLNEDGYKYIQDYENEFDVIIVDSTDPVGFAHVLTTEEFFRYVYRALKEDGIYVGQTESIYYHIEIVRRVQKALRKVFPVVDLYTVVIPGYAGYWWTISVGSKKYDVREPKREVKVQTKLYSDEMHRHAFLPMGFYQKLLREDFKF, encoded by the coding sequence ATGATGGATGTGTTTTTTATGGAGAGGGACCCTTACGCACCCATCAGACACTGCTATCCGGTGGATAAAGTACTCTACAAGGGCAAAAGTCCCTATCAGGAGATTATGGTTATAGAATCTCCACATTTTGGAAAGGTTCTGGTGCTGGACGGCGTTGCCCAGTGTGATGAAAAGTATGAGTTTATATACCATGAGTTTATGGCGCATGTGCCACTGTATGCCCATCCAAACCCTGAAACCGTTCTGATCATAGGGGGAGGGGACGGAGGAGTGCTAAGAGAAGTGCTGAAGCATCCGGAAGTAAAGAGGGCTGTCCTTGTGGATATAGACAAAGAGGTTATAGAAGTTTCCAAAAAATTTTTGCCCACCATGGCCTGTGCCTTTGATGACCCAAGGGTCATCGTGTTAAACGAGGATGGCTACAAATACATTCAGGACTACGAAAACGAGTTTGATGTGATAATCGTGGATTCCACAGACCCGGTGGGATTTGCCCATGTGCTAACCACCGAGGAGTTCTTCAGGTATGTGTACAGGGCCCTAAAGGAGGATGGCATATATGTGGGGCAAACAGAGTCCATATACTATCACATAGAGATTGTGAGACGTGTCCAAAAGGCTTTGAGAAAGGTCTTCCCTGTGGTGGATCTATACACTGTGGTGATACCGGGTTATGCGGGCTACTGGTGGACTATCTCGGTGGGCAGTAAAAAGTATGACGTTAGGGAGCCTAAGAGGGAGGTAAAGGTCCAGACAAAGCTTTACAGTGATGAGATGCACAGGCATGCCTTTTTGCCCATGGGCTTTTATCAAAAGCTTTTAAGGGAAGATTTCAAGTTCTAA
- a CDS encoding DUF4149 domain-containing protein: protein MDRLLLFLNSAYLGLGAFFSFYVAPTLFKVLEKTEAGKVVERVFPVYFSLGVVVMLISTLLGWKVSRSFFLLALINLLIHLVHRFYVLPTANALKAVDYSAFMKWHGISMLLNGISLLLTLVMIIILSKRGG from the coding sequence ATGGATAGGCTACTTTTATTTCTAAACAGTGCATACCTTGGGCTTGGAGCCTTTTTTAGCTTTTATGTGGCACCCACCCTCTTTAAGGTCTTAGAGAAGACGGAAGCGGGAAAGGTGGTAGAAAGGGTATTCCCTGTTTATTTCTCTTTAGGTGTGGTGGTTATGCTTATCTCCACCCTTTTGGGTTGGAAGGTCAGCAGAAGCTTTTTCCTTTTAGCCCTTATAAACCTACTTATCCATTTGGTTCATAGGTTTTATGTCCTTCCTACCGCAAACGCCCTAAAGGCTGTGGATTATTCCGCCTTCATGAAATGGCATGGCATATCCATGCTTTTGAATGGGATCAGCTTGCTTTTAACCTTGGTTATGATAATAATACTCTCAAAAAGAGGTGGGTAG
- the dapA gene encoding 4-hydroxy-tetrahydrodipicolinate synthase, with protein sequence MFEGSIVALITPFKGGEVDYQALENLIEFHINNHTDAILVCGTTGESPTLTFEEHEKVIEEAVRIARGRIKIIAGTGANATHEAIELSTHAQRVGADACLLVAPYYNKPTQEGLYRHFKAIAEEVSIPIILYNIPSRTGVEIAPETIYRLVKEHENIIGSKESTPNMDRISELKRLLGDNFTILSGDDSLTLPMMALGAKGVISVANNIMPREVKQMVDYALKGDFKKAREMHYYLYELFKVLFIETNPIPVKTACWALGMCEKEFRLPLCEMKPENERKLISVLKAYNLPVVRGDG encoded by the coding sequence ATGTTTGAAGGTTCCATCGTTGCCCTAATAACGCCTTTCAAAGGGGGAGAGGTAGATTATCAAGCCCTGGAAAATTTGATAGAGTTTCACATCAACAATCACACGGACGCCATTTTGGTCTGCGGAACCACCGGAGAATCTCCTACCCTTACCTTTGAAGAACACGAAAAGGTCATAGAGGAAGCGGTCAGAATAGCAAGGGGAAGGATAAAGATCATAGCGGGCACAGGGGCAAACGCCACCCACGAAGCGATAGAGCTCTCTACCCATGCCCAAAGGGTGGGGGCTGACGCTTGTTTGCTGGTGGCTCCTTACTACAACAAGCCCACTCAAGAGGGGCTATACAGACACTTCAAGGCTATTGCGGAAGAGGTGAGCATCCCAATAATTCTTTACAACATACCCTCAAGGACTGGGGTTGAGATTGCACCGGAAACCATATACCGGCTAGTAAAGGAGCACGAAAACATAATAGGTTCAAAGGAATCTACTCCCAACATGGACAGAATATCCGAGCTAAAGAGGCTGTTGGGAGACAACTTTACTATACTCTCGGGAGATGACTCCTTGACCCTTCCTATGATGGCTTTGGGGGCAAAGGGAGTGATCTCGGTGGCAAACAACATAATGCCGAGGGAAGTAAAACAGATGGTAGATTATGCACTAAAGGGAGACTTTAAGAAGGCAAGGGAGATGCACTATTACCTTTATGAGCTTTTCAAGGTGCTTTTCATAGAGACAAATCCTATTCCTGTAAAGACTGCCTGCTGGGCTTTAGGCATGTGTGAGAAGGAGTTCAGGTTGCCCTTGTGTGAGATGAAGCCGGAGAACGAAAGGAAACTGATAAGCGTGCTGAAGGCTTACAATCTCCCGGTGGTGCGCGGAGATGGATAG